One Planctomycetota bacterium DNA segment encodes these proteins:
- a CDS encoding proline dehydrogenase family protein, with product MSAHDAIEAATQRLGSELIGAIEAARPADHAARLERDPLVHWTRHGGGAGFLAGCFRFVDVFPALSTDAHLMEYLRAYVGEPRDFLPVAGADGQTARRVRELVASLQQRFIAGPSLDSALSVCERLRGQGLAFTLDALGEAVLSEREADAYQDTYRSLLQTASQAVAGWPEAPTLDSAPWGRVPRLNVSLKLTSLYSRFDGMDPLGTFAGVAPRLRAILRAARAAGASVNVDMEQREHKDLTFEIFQRILFEEEFRDWPDASITLQTYLPENRADLAALLDWVRRRGTPVNIRVVKGAYWDYEVLRARYRNWPVPVHQSKAATDADFEAATRIVLEQHALLRPAIAGHNVRSIAHAIAVAETLGLPQGAVEYQTLYGLGDELNRVLAERGHRVRVYVPFGDFVPGLAYLVRRLLEATSRSAFVREMWASPLPVVGLLAKPEPPEPVGPRASARTLDAPFENEPVSDFARPEARQAMAAALDAVRQKFGRSYPLWIGGRAAEGASEIVRRNPSLTAEVVGRVALASRREAGQAVRAAARAFPEWSARAPRERAECLLRAAEVLRRRRFELAAWEVFEEAKSWREADADVAEAIDYCEYYAREAVRLAEPWRRDVPGESNEYFYEPLGVAVAITPWNFPLAILTGVTAAAAVAGNTVLMKPAEPSSVVAAHLMEVWREAGVPPGVIQFVPGRGEEIGEYLVRHREVALISFTGSLAVGLRIQRLAARLAPGQRHVKRVIAEMGGKNAILIAGDADLDQALPGVLASAFGYQGQKCSACSRVIVDARLHDTFVERLVAAADSLPIGPAWDPHAAIGPLINAEACERFARYAALAAETGRVVFRGDPGPRRAEGHYVEPLIVADVAPDSPLAQEEIFGPLLSVIRADGLEEAIAIANDTQYGLTGGIYTRHPEHIRRARAACRVGNLYVNRPITGAVVGRQPFGGMRLSGIGSKAGGPDYLRQFMQPKTFCENSVRRGFAPPSP from the coding sequence ATGAGCGCCCACGACGCGATCGAGGCCGCGACGCAGCGCCTCGGGTCAGAACTCATCGGCGCCATCGAGGCGGCGCGGCCCGCCGACCATGCGGCCCGCCTCGAGCGAGACCCCCTCGTCCACTGGACCCGCCACGGCGGCGGGGCCGGGTTTCTCGCCGGCTGCTTCCGGTTCGTGGACGTGTTCCCCGCCCTGTCTACCGATGCGCACCTGATGGAGTACCTGCGCGCCTATGTGGGCGAGCCGCGCGATTTCCTCCCGGTGGCCGGCGCCGACGGGCAAACAGCGAGGCGCGTGCGCGAACTCGTCGCCAGCCTCCAACAGCGCTTCATCGCCGGGCCGAGCCTGGATTCGGCGCTCAGCGTCTGCGAACGGCTACGGGGCCAGGGCCTGGCCTTCACGCTCGATGCGCTGGGCGAAGCCGTGCTGAGCGAGCGCGAGGCCGATGCTTACCAGGACACGTATCGGAGCCTTCTGCAAACGGCGTCGCAGGCGGTGGCCGGGTGGCCCGAGGCGCCGACCCTCGATAGCGCCCCCTGGGGCCGCGTGCCGCGGCTCAACGTGTCGCTGAAACTCACATCACTCTACAGCCGGTTCGACGGCATGGACCCGCTGGGCACGTTTGCGGGCGTGGCCCCGCGGTTGCGCGCGATCCTGCGCGCGGCGCGCGCGGCGGGCGCCTCGGTGAACGTGGATATGGAGCAGCGCGAGCACAAGGACCTCACGTTCGAGATCTTCCAGCGGATCTTGTTCGAGGAGGAGTTCCGCGACTGGCCCGACGCGAGCATCACGCTCCAGACCTATCTGCCCGAGAACCGCGCTGATCTGGCGGCCCTGCTCGACTGGGTGCGGCGGCGCGGCACGCCCGTGAACATCCGCGTCGTCAAGGGCGCCTACTGGGACTACGAGGTGCTGCGGGCACGGTACCGCAACTGGCCCGTGCCCGTCCACCAGTCGAAGGCCGCCACGGATGCCGATTTCGAGGCGGCGACGCGGATCGTGCTCGAGCAGCACGCCCTGCTGCGCCCGGCGATCGCGGGCCACAACGTGCGCAGCATCGCCCACGCAATAGCCGTCGCCGAGACGCTGGGCCTGCCCCAGGGTGCCGTGGAGTACCAGACGCTCTACGGCCTGGGCGACGAGCTCAACCGGGTGCTCGCCGAGCGCGGCCATCGCGTGCGCGTGTACGTGCCGTTCGGCGACTTCGTGCCTGGCCTGGCCTATCTGGTGCGGCGGCTGCTCGAGGCCACGTCGCGCTCGGCCTTCGTGCGCGAGATGTGGGCCTCGCCGCTGCCGGTCGTTGGACTGCTTGCCAAGCCCGAACCCCCGGAGCCGGTGGGACCGCGGGCTTCGGCCCGTACTCTTGACGCTCCGTTCGAGAACGAGCCGGTGAGCGACTTCGCGCGGCCCGAGGCGCGGCAAGCCATGGCGGCCGCGCTGGACGCGGTGCGCCAGAAGTTCGGGCGCAGCTACCCGCTGTGGATTGGCGGCCGAGCGGCCGAGGGGGCGAGCGAGATCGTGCGGCGCAACCCCAGCCTCACGGCCGAAGTGGTGGGGCGCGTTGCCCTCGCATCGCGGCGCGAGGCGGGCCAGGCCGTGCGGGCCGCCGCGCGCGCCTTCCCCGAGTGGTCGGCCCGCGCGCCTCGCGAGCGGGCCGAGTGCCTGTTGCGGGCGGCCGAGGTGCTGCGGCGCCGCCGCTTCGAGCTGGCCGCCTGGGAGGTGTTCGAGGAAGCCAAGAGCTGGCGCGAGGCCGACGCCGACGTGGCCGAGGCGATTGACTACTGCGAGTACTACGCGCGCGAGGCGGTGCGCCTGGCCGAGCCGTGGCGGCGCGACGTGCCGGGCGAGTCCAACGAGTACTTCTACGAGCCGCTGGGTGTGGCCGTGGCGATCACGCCCTGGAACTTCCCGCTGGCGATCCTGACAGGCGTGACCGCGGCCGCGGCCGTGGCGGGCAACACGGTGCTCATGAAGCCGGCCGAGCCGTCGTCGGTCGTCGCCGCGCACCTGATGGAGGTCTGGAGGGAGGCGGGCGTGCCGCCCGGGGTCATCCAGTTCGTGCCGGGCCGCGGCGAGGAGATTGGTGAGTACCTGGTCCGTCACCGCGAGGTGGCCCTCATCAGCTTCACCGGCTCGCTGGCCGTGGGGCTGCGCATTCAGCGCCTGGCCGCGCGGCTGGCGCCCGGGCAGCGGCACGTCAAGCGCGTGATCGCCGAGATGGGCGGCAAGAACGCCATCCTGATCGCCGGCGACGCCGACCTCGACCAGGCGCTGCCCGGCGTGTTGGCCTCGGCCTTCGGGTATCAAGGGCAGAAGTGCTCGGCCTGCTCTCGCGTGATTGTGGACGCGAGGTTGCACGACACGTTCGTCGAGCGCCTGGTTGCTGCGGCCGACAGCCTGCCGATCGGCCCTGCCTGGGACCCTCACGCCGCTATCGGGCCGCTCATCAACGCCGAGGCCTGCGAGCGCTTCGCGCGCTACGCCGCGCTCGCCGCCGAGACGGGGCGGGTGGTGTTCCGCGGGGATCCTGGTCCGCGGCGCGCGGAGGGCCACTACGTGGAGCCGCTGATTGTGGCCGACGTGGCTCCTGACTCGCCTCTGGCCCAGGAGGAGATCTTCGGGCCGCTGCTGAGCGTGATTCGCGCCGACGGCCTGGAGGAGGCCATCGCCATCGCCAACGACACCCAGTACGGCCTCACGGGCGGCATCTACACGCGCCACCCCGAGCACATTCGCCGTGCCCGCGCCGCGTGCCGCGTGGGGAACCTCTATGTGAACCGGCCCATCACGGGCGCCGTGGTGGGCCGCCAGCCGTTCGGCGGCATGCGCCTCTCGGGGATCGGGTCGAAGGCCGGCGGCCCCGACTATCTCCGCCAGTTCATGCAGCCCAAGACCTTCTGTGAGAACAGCGTGCGGCGCGGCTTCGCGCCCCCAAGCCCCTGA
- a CDS encoding universal stress protein, translating to MGFTRILVALDGSADAAGGGALALALARAHGAQVFACHACDVAIHATRFREMEPGLPADYQGREALKRLREAHAPLMGEGFHALAKGYIESYLAEARRCGITAEGRVAEGRNYAVLLNLARELQADLAVLGAHGLGAAGDGRLGSTAGRVLRAAAGDVLIARAAAGAGPVLVGVDGSPEALAAVDSAASIAQALGCPLQVAAAYDPDLHKAVFGAMARSLSPERQAQVGLSKQEALHKTFIDDGLAKLYQGFLDQAAGRAAALGMRPTASLLRGKAYRVLVDHAGAIGARLMVVGRFGHHRGTADIGSNAEAAAHLAPCSVLVTAPAADPARPAEGAEMAWDAEALARLERIPAFARPMAKQGIEQHVRARGGHRVTLEDVREVGSRMGMSSQDGSRNV from the coding sequence GTGGGGTTCACGCGGATCCTGGTTGCGCTGGACGGGTCGGCCGATGCCGCAGGCGGCGGGGCTCTGGCCCTCGCGCTGGCCCGCGCGCACGGCGCACAGGTGTTCGCCTGCCACGCCTGCGACGTGGCGATCCACGCCACGCGATTCCGCGAGATGGAGCCGGGCCTCCCCGCCGACTACCAAGGGCGCGAGGCCCTCAAACGTCTGCGCGAGGCCCATGCTCCCCTCATGGGCGAGGGCTTTCATGCCCTTGCCAAAGGCTACATCGAAAGCTATCTGGCCGAGGCCCGCCGCTGCGGCATTACCGCCGAGGGGCGCGTGGCCGAGGGACGCAACTATGCGGTGCTGCTGAACCTCGCGCGCGAACTGCAAGCCGATCTGGCTGTGCTGGGCGCACACGGGCTGGGCGCGGCGGGCGACGGTCGCCTGGGCAGCACGGCTGGGCGCGTGCTGCGGGCCGCGGCGGGCGATGTGCTGATCGCGCGCGCCGCCGCCGGGGCAGGGCCGGTCCTGGTGGGTGTGGACGGCAGCCCTGAGGCGCTGGCTGCCGTGGACAGTGCGGCTTCCATCGCCCAGGCGCTGGGCTGCCCGCTCCAGGTCGCCGCGGCCTATGACCCCGACCTTCACAAGGCCGTGTTCGGAGCCATGGCGCGCTCGCTGTCGCCCGAGCGCCAGGCCCAGGTGGGTTTGAGCAAGCAAGAAGCCCTGCACAAGACGTTTATTGACGACGGCCTCGCGAAACTCTACCAGGGCTTCCTCGACCAGGCCGCGGGCCGCGCGGCGGCCCTGGGAATGCGCCCCACGGCATCGCTGCTTCGAGGCAAGGCCTACCGTGTGCTGGTGGACCACGCAGGCGCCATCGGCGCGCGGCTCATGGTGGTCGGGCGGTTCGGGCATCACCGCGGCACGGCGGATATCGGCTCGAACGCGGAGGCGGCCGCCCATCTCGCTCCGTGCAGCGTGCTGGTGACGGCGCCCGCCGCCGACCCGGCGCGGCCCGCAGAGGGGGCCGAGATGGCATGGGACGCCGAGGCCCTGGCGCGCCTCGAACGAATCCCCGCGTTCGCCCGGCCAATGGCGAAGCAGGGTATCGAGCAGCACGTGCGAGCGCGAGGGGGGCACCGCGTCACGCTCGAAGACGTGCGCGAGGTCGGGAGTCGCATGGGCATGAGCAGCCAGGATGGGAGCCGGAATGTCTGA
- a CDS encoding ABC transporter ATP-binding protein — MAAIEAHNLTCAHAPGRGVCGVSLAVDAGECYAVLGRNGSGKSTLTRLLLGLEPVGGGSLAVLGLPVARGSRRHLGRLGVCLDTSAHWEALSGWQNACFVAQAYGRNGRALEGRLAWLFDRAGLAPYRDEPVATYSFGMRRKLALVEAFCHEPELAVLDEPTAGVDEQFVVELADLLRQRGARGQTTWIASNDVEWAACVASRVAFLEAGRLVAEGTPEGLIREVSPLCEVHLVLAGSVRVPPPALDGVRAFSQDGTSLRALIGDSRHLPRLLEHVGSTGAEVARVEVARATLRDAFLLKTGRELGP; from the coding sequence GTGGCCGCCATCGAGGCCCACAACCTGACTTGCGCACACGCGCCCGGGCGGGGCGTGTGCGGCGTGTCGCTGGCGGTGGATGCCGGCGAGTGCTATGCCGTGCTCGGCCGCAACGGTTCGGGCAAGAGCACTCTCACGCGGCTGCTGCTGGGGCTCGAGCCGGTTGGGGGTGGGAGTCTGGCCGTCCTCGGCCTGCCGGTGGCTCGCGGCTCCCGACGCCACTTGGGCCGGCTCGGGGTGTGTCTGGACACGAGTGCGCACTGGGAAGCATTGTCGGGCTGGCAGAACGCCTGCTTTGTGGCGCAGGCCTATGGCCGGAATGGGCGGGCCCTGGAGGGCCGCCTCGCGTGGTTGTTCGACCGCGCGGGCTTGGCCCCATACCGTGACGAGCCGGTAGCGACATACTCGTTCGGGATGCGGCGCAAGCTGGCCCTCGTCGAGGCCTTCTGCCACGAGCCCGAGCTCGCGGTGCTTGACGAGCCGACAGCGGGCGTGGACGAGCAGTTCGTCGTTGAACTCGCCGACCTGTTGCGCCAGCGAGGTGCGCGCGGGCAGACCACCTGGATCGCGAGTAACGACGTGGAGTGGGCGGCCTGCGTCGCCTCGCGCGTGGCCTTCCTGGAGGCAGGACGTCTCGTTGCGGAAGGTACGCCCGAGGGCTTGATCCGCGAGGTGTCGCCCCTGTGCGAGGTGCACCTGGTCCTCGCCGGCAGCGTGCGGGTGCCTCCACCAGCGCTCGACGGGGTGCGCGCGTTCTCGCAGGACGGCACTTCGTTGCGCGCGCTGATCGGCGATTCGAGGCATCTGCCGCGCCTGCTCGAACACGTGGGTTCCACGGGGGCCGAGGTGGCGAGGGTCGAAGTGGCGCGCGCCACCTTGCGCGACGCCTTCCTTCTCAAGACGGGGAGGGAGCTGGGGCCGTGA
- a CDS encoding ABC transporter permease: protein MTPSNVLQLELAAAFSSRRALALRVGVALLLGLPFVFAPMPLRARACGLCVLTVFVSFFGAAVGLVRRRAEGQWTRLALLPIPRSIVWSDLLLAGGVVDLVQTAPVVGLLAVVHGLPTAGGALLSAAGALCACVLTLNALGMLLAVAVRTNAEVHLAGALGVGVLVLLSGLVPTAGPLAGVVAAASPFSPVAWLEHALRAMAADASSVGRHSVLAGSLVLLILAAWLAARTVGGPRESEE from the coding sequence GTGACGCCGTCGAACGTGCTGCAACTGGAACTGGCGGCGGCGTTCTCGAGCCGGCGGGCGCTCGCCCTTCGAGTGGGCGTGGCGCTGCTGCTGGGGCTGCCGTTTGTGTTCGCCCCGATGCCGCTCCGAGCGCGCGCGTGCGGCCTGTGCGTCCTCACCGTGTTCGTCTCGTTCTTCGGGGCGGCCGTGGGCCTGGTGCGGCGCCGGGCCGAGGGGCAGTGGACGCGGCTGGCTCTGCTGCCGATCCCGCGCAGCATCGTATGGTCGGACCTGTTGCTGGCGGGCGGCGTGGTGGACCTTGTGCAGACGGCGCCCGTGGTGGGGCTGCTGGCAGTAGTCCATGGCCTGCCCACGGCGGGGGGCGCGTTGCTGAGTGCCGCGGGTGCGCTGTGCGCGTGCGTGCTGACGCTCAATGCCCTGGGCATGCTGCTGGCCGTGGCGGTGAGGACGAATGCCGAGGTGCACCTGGCCGGGGCCCTGGGCGTGGGGGTCCTCGTGTTGCTGTCGGGCCTGGTGCCGACCGCGGGGCCGCTGGCCGGCGTTGTGGCGGCGGCCTCGCCTTTCAGCCCGGTGGCCTGGCTGGAGCATGCATTGAGGGCAATGGCGGCCGATGCATCGAGCGTTGGGCGCCATTCCGTTCTGGCGGGCAGCCTTGTGCTGCTCATCCTGGCGGCCTGGTTGGCTGCCCGCACCGTGGGTGGGCCGCGCGAAAGCGAGGAGTGA
- a CDS encoding DUF6529 family protein has product MNQFEKTYVALGFVALALVEFATAMRVFGCKGDPSPRARLLMRVHRIGGYVFLVYALFLAWVGLDMMERYFAAGNYAERFDARVFTHALLAFGLIALLLLKIFFIRVYRAYRPYVPLLGIAVAAVAVIIWLVAGLMFLAIMGGVKVVG; this is encoded by the coding sequence ATGAATCAGTTCGAGAAAACCTATGTGGCCTTGGGCTTTGTAGCACTGGCCCTAGTCGAATTTGCGACCGCGATGCGCGTGTTCGGGTGCAAGGGGGACCCCTCGCCGCGCGCCCGCCTGCTCATGCGGGTGCATCGGATCGGCGGCTATGTGTTCCTGGTCTACGCGCTGTTTCTGGCCTGGGTGGGCCTCGACATGATGGAGCGGTACTTCGCGGCGGGCAACTACGCCGAGCGGTTTGATGCGCGGGTGTTCACCCATGCCTTGCTGGCCTTCGGCCTGATCGCGCTGCTGTTGCTCAAGATCTTCTTCATCCGCGTGTACCGCGCCTACCGCCCGTACGTGCCGCTGCTGGGCATCGCCGTGGCGGCCGTGGCCGTGATCATCTGGCTGGTCGCTGGGCTGATGTTCCTGGCGATCATGGGCGGGGTCAAGGTGGTGGGCTGA
- a CDS encoding cytochrome ubiquinol oxidase subunit I: MSATAIDVPLLGAKWTIGLTALLHTAVASLSIGLAALVTVLQIVGYRNRDRRYDLLARRMQLVHVCIYNIGTIVAIGLLFSLSGLFPQFWSQLFVHQFWSLIVEEFIFFLLATTVTFHYFFWQKMWGHKKLHIFLGALLTPLFLLQFYLINGIGGYMLTPGYQTGQATVGGLIDGWDRMGFYNPSFLMLTAHRALANVAYGGFTVAAICGFMHYFTHREKVKKYYEDNARCAFYTGFLCFLGLPIVGYFYAHVLKYEANEAYVNLMWGGGDVVALGIDWWWLKQIFVAGMFGLSLGYFHDSDRRTGANFALPRVLVWSLALFYLLYYMSMGMIMTWKFFFAMAGVAAAAALLAGHLVRYHKGSGRALFILMGALSFLTVMLGGYVREAARPRFVNRYSHYDHVYIPEQRQPVLMVNKRPEDVFTPEELAAAKAPPKGALIQAGGVGQKLLDPVALIRVHCSGCHTLERVKNYRLTDRWSLIVSQMRAYGLKLSNDEARLIVEHLEAAKPY, from the coding sequence ATGAGTGCGACGGCGATAGACGTGCCCCTCCTCGGCGCGAAGTGGACCATCGGCCTCACCGCCCTGCTCCACACCGCCGTGGCCTCGCTCTCCATTGGCCTGGCCGCGCTCGTCACCGTGCTCCAGATCGTCGGCTACCGCAACCGCGACCGCCGCTACGACCTTCTGGCCCGCCGCATGCAACTGGTCCACGTGTGCATCTACAACATCGGCACCATTGTCGCCATCGGCCTCCTCTTCTCGCTCAGCGGCCTGTTCCCGCAGTTCTGGAGCCAGCTCTTCGTCCACCAGTTCTGGAGCCTCATCGTCGAGGAGTTCATCTTCTTCCTCCTCGCCACCACCGTCACGTTCCACTACTTCTTCTGGCAGAAGATGTGGGGCCACAAGAAGCTGCACATCTTCCTGGGCGCGCTGCTCACCCCCCTGTTCCTGCTCCAGTTCTACCTCATCAACGGCATCGGCGGCTACATGCTCACGCCCGGCTATCAGACCGGCCAGGCCACCGTGGGAGGCCTGATTGACGGCTGGGACAGGATGGGCTTCTACAACCCCTCGTTCCTCATGCTCACAGCCCACCGGGCGCTGGCCAACGTGGCCTATGGCGGGTTCACCGTGGCGGCCATCTGCGGGTTCATGCACTACTTCACACACCGCGAGAAGGTCAAGAAGTACTACGAGGACAACGCCCGGTGCGCCTTCTACACCGGGTTCCTGTGCTTCCTCGGCCTGCCCATCGTCGGCTACTTCTACGCCCACGTGCTCAAGTACGAGGCCAACGAGGCCTATGTGAACCTCATGTGGGGCGGGGGCGACGTGGTGGCGCTGGGCATTGACTGGTGGTGGCTCAAGCAGATCTTCGTGGCAGGGATGTTCGGGCTCAGCCTGGGGTATTTCCACGACTCGGACAGGCGCACCGGGGCCAACTTCGCCTTGCCGCGGGTGCTCGTGTGGAGCCTGGCCCTCTTCTACCTGCTCTATTACATGAGCATGGGCATGATCATGACCTGGAAGTTCTTCTTCGCCATGGCCGGCGTCGCGGCGGCAGCGGCGCTTCTCGCCGGGCACCTCGTCCGGTACCACAAGGGCTCGGGCCGGGCGCTGTTCATCCTGATGGGTGCGCTCTCCTTCCTCACCGTGATGCTCGGCGGGTACGTGCGTGAAGCCGCGCGCCCCCGCTTCGTGAACCGCTATTCACACTACGACCACGTCTACATCCCCGAGCAACGCCAGCCCGTGCTCATGGTCAACAAACGGCCTGAGGACGTCTTCACCCCTGAGGAACTCGCCGCGGCCAAGGCCCCGCCCAAGGGGGCACTCATCCAGGCGGGCGGCGTGGGCCAGAAGCTCCTCGACCCCGTGGCCCTCATCCGCGTCCACTGTTCAGGCTGCCACACCCTCGAACGGGTCAAGAACTACAGGCTCACCGACCGCTGGAGCCTGATCGTGAGTCAGATGCGCGCCTATGGCCTCAAGCTCTCCAATGACGAGGCCCGGCTCATCGTGGAGCACCTCGAGGCCGCGAAGCCCTACTAG